A region from the Salidesulfovibrio onnuriiensis genome encodes:
- a CDS encoding methyl-accepting chemotaxis protein, whose product MFNNLSIRFRIFGLLGLMLACLIVAVLMLVRTMDTIGAYSLNETQTIMMDLQKAKLQVAVSSMAKSFAALLDGLPEEQQVAEFRKALTGNLYEEDKSGYYFVYTGTVAVAHPVRPDRNGNDFKDAKDQNGVYFVQDLFKQAEAGGGFVSYVYPKGDKGLVPKLSYAMMIPGTKYWIGTGIYIDNIDEAKATISSHINGIVTNETLTQTGVIGGILLIIVLPLGIFIITSITRPLNETMQAAEDVAHGNLDVQLTPKGKNEVSLMQRSLNSMVSTLKDNIKGIEAKEAEANKQAEAAQEALQKAEEAMAKAEVATREGMLTAAGRLEGVVNHINVATGDIARRSEDIRRGTDVQMERINEAATAMEEMNATVLEVARNAGDAADHSDQSRAKALEGADLVSDTVEAMANMQKLTMELRENMHKLGAQSEAIGQVMNVINDIADQTNLLALNAAIEAARAGEAGRGFAVVADEVRKLAEKTMGATKEVGDNIQGIQHLAQLNVDGMDKAVEAINSATEISNESGAKLQEIVRMAQDAAAQVQSIAAAAEEQSAASEQITRSVDEINNIAKENTDRVNQSDRDIQGLADQARELSQLVEDLKAEGK is encoded by the coding sequence TTTCGGTCTTCTGGGCCTCATGCTGGCCTGTCTGATCGTGGCCGTGCTCATGCTGGTCAGGACAATGGACACCATCGGGGCCTACTCCCTGAACGAGACCCAGACCATCATGATGGACCTGCAGAAGGCCAAGCTGCAGGTGGCGGTTTCCTCCATGGCCAAATCATTTGCCGCCCTGCTCGACGGCCTGCCCGAAGAGCAGCAGGTCGCGGAATTCCGCAAAGCGCTCACCGGCAACCTCTATGAGGAAGACAAGTCGGGCTATTATTTCGTCTACACCGGCACCGTGGCCGTGGCCCACCCGGTCCGCCCCGACCGCAACGGCAATGATTTCAAGGACGCCAAGGACCAGAACGGCGTCTACTTCGTCCAGGACCTGTTCAAGCAGGCCGAGGCCGGCGGTGGATTTGTTTCCTATGTCTATCCCAAGGGCGACAAGGGGCTGGTGCCCAAGCTCAGCTACGCAATGATGATCCCCGGAACCAAGTACTGGATCGGCACGGGCATCTATATCGACAACATCGATGAGGCCAAGGCGACCATATCCTCCCACATCAACGGCATCGTCACCAACGAAACCCTGACCCAGACCGGCGTCATCGGCGGCATCCTGCTGATCATCGTCCTGCCCCTGGGCATCTTCATCATCACCTCCATCACCCGCCCCCTGAACGAAACCATGCAAGCCGCAGAGGACGTGGCCCACGGCAACCTGGACGTGCAGCTCACTCCCAAGGGCAAAAACGAGGTCTCGCTCATGCAGCGTTCCCTCAACTCCATGGTTTCCACGCTCAAGGACAACATCAAGGGCATCGAGGCCAAGGAGGCCGAGGCCAACAAGCAGGCCGAGGCCGCCCAGGAAGCACTGCAGAAGGCCGAGGAGGCCATGGCCAAGGCCGAAGTGGCCACCAGGGAAGGCATGCTCACCGCAGCGGGCCGCCTGGAGGGCGTGGTCAACCACATCAACGTGGCCACGGGCGACATTGCCCGGCGCAGCGAGGACATCCGCCGGGGAACGGACGTGCAGATGGAACGCATCAACGAGGCGGCCACGGCCATGGAAGAGATGAACGCAACCGTGCTGGAAGTGGCCCGCAACGCGGGCGACGCGGCCGACCATTCCGACCAGTCCCGGGCAAAGGCACTGGAGGGCGCGGACCTGGTCTCCGACACGGTGGAGGCCATGGCCAACATGCAGAAGCTGACCATGGAGCTCCGGGAGAACATGCATAAGCTCGGGGCCCAGTCCGAGGCCATCGGCCAGGTCATGAACGTGATCAACGACATTGCGGACCAGACCAACCTGCTGGCGCTCAACGCGGCCATCGAGGCAGCCCGCGCGGGCGAGGCCGGACGAGGCTTCGCGGTGGTGGCCGACGAAGTGCGCAAGCTGGCCGAAAAGACCATGGGCGCAACCAAGGAAGTGGGCGACAACATCCAGGGCATCCAGCATCTGGCCCAGCTCAACGTGGACGGCATGGACAAGGCCGTGGAAGCCATCAACAGCGCCACGGAAATCTCCAACGAATCCGGGGCAAAGCTCCAGGAAATCGTGCGCATGGCCCAGGACGCCGCAGCACAGGTGCAGTCCATCGCCGCAGCGGCCGAGGAGCAGTCCGCCGCATCCGAACAGATCACCCGCAGCGTGGACGAGATCAACAACATCGCCAAGGAAAACACGGACCGCGTCAACCAGTCCGACCGGGACATTCAAGGCCTGGCCGACCAGGCGCGGGAGCTCTCCCAGCTGGTCGAGGATCTCAAAGCCGAAGGCAAGTGA